In Thermodesulfobacteriota bacterium, the genomic window GCCGAGGGACCTCCCGAGAACCGCGCAGAAGCACCGGAACCGGAGATCGAGGAAGCGTCCGGCCGCGAAGAGCCGGAGGAACCCGAGGCCGAGGCGCCGAGCGGCGGCCGGCCCGGCCTCCTTGCGCGGCTCCGGCAGGGGCTCTCCAAGACCCGCCAGGGCTTCGTCCACAAGGTCGACCGCATCCTCTTCGGCCGCAAGGAGATCGACGCCCAGACTCTGGAGGAACTCGAGGAGGCCCTGGTCACGGCGGACCTGGGGGTGCACACCAGCACGCGCCTCATCGCGGAGATCCAGGAGCGGGTCAGCCGCAAGGAGCTCACGAGCCCCGAGGCCCTGCGCGAGCACCTCAAGCAAAGCATCGCCGGCATCCTCCTGGCCGACGAGGGGCACTTCGAGCTCGGGCAGGCGCGGCCCCACGTCCTCCTGGTGGTGGGGGTGAACGGGGTGGGAAAGACCACCACCATCGGGAAGATCGCCGCCCAGTTCCGCCAGCGGGGGCACAAGGTGGTGCTGGCCGCCGGCGACACCTTCCGGGCCGCTGCCATCGAGCAGCTCGAGATCTGGGGGAAGCGAGCCGGGGCGGCGGTGGTGCGCCACCAGCACGGCTCGGACCCGGCGGCCGTGGCCTATGACGCCGTGGCCGCGGCCGTGGCCCGGGGGGCCGATCTGGTCATCGTCGATACCGCCGGGCGCCTCCACACCAAGGCTCACCTCATGGAAGAGCTCAAGAAGGTGAGCCGCGTCCTGACGAAGGCCCTGCCGGGCGCCCCCCACGAGGTTCTCCTGGTGCTCGACGCCACCACCGGCCAGAACGCCATCAATCAGGCGAAGATCTTCCACGAAGCCACGCGGGTGG contains:
- the ftsY gene encoding signal recognition particle-docking protein FtsY, coding for MEEASGREEPEEPEAEAPSGGRPGLLARLRQGLSKTRQGFVHKVDRILFGRKEIDAQTLEELEEALVTADLGVHTSTRLIAEIQERVSRKELTSPEALREHLKQSIAGILLADEGHFELGQARPHVLLVVGVNGVGKTTTIGKIAAQFRQRGHKVVLAAGDTFRAAAIEQLEIWGKRAGAAVVRHQHGSDPAAVAYDAVAAAVARGADLVIVDTAGRLHTKAHLMEELKKVSRVLTKALPGAPHEVLLVLDATTGQNAINQAKIFHEATRVDSIALTKLDGTAKGGVIVGICDELKIPVKFIGIGEKVEDLRPFDARAFVEALFQEPSR